The sequence below is a genomic window from Harmonia axyridis chromosome 1, icHarAxyr1.1, whole genome shotgun sequence.
CTCGTGGTAAGCCTTCTCGGCTGAGATAACTGGAGCGTAAGTGACCAGAGGGAAATGGATACGTGGGTACGGCACCAAGTTAGTCTGGAACTCGGTAAGATCGACGTTCAAAGCTCCGTCGAATCTCAAGGAGGCAGTAATGGAGGATACGATCTGTCCGATCAGCCTGTTCAGGTTGGTGTATGTGGGACGTTCGATGTCCAAGTTACGTCTGCAGATATCGTAGATGGCTTCATTGTCAACCATGAAGGCGCAGTCGGAATGTTCCAGGGTGGTGTGGGTGGTCAGGATGGAGTTGTAGGGCTCAACGACGGCTGTGGAGACCTGGGGTGCTGGGTAGATGGCGAATTCCAACTTGGACTTCTTTCCGTAGTCAACGGAAAGTCTTTCCATCAACAGGGAGGTGAAACCTGAACCGGTGCCTCCGCCGAAGGAGTGGAAGATGAGGAAACCTTGCAGACCGGTACATTGGTCAGCTAGTTTACGGATGCGGTCCAAGACCAAGTCTACGATCTCTTTGCCGATGGTGTAGTGACCTCTGGCGTAGTTGTTGGCTGCGTCTTCTTTGCCTGTGATGAGCTGTTCTGGATGGAAGAGCTGTCTGTAGGTGCCGGTTCTGACCTCGTCGACTACTGTGGGTTCCAAGTCAACGAACACGGCCCTGGGTACGTGTTTGCCTGCTCCAGTCTCGCTGAAGAAGGTGTTGAAGGAGTCATCGCCTCCTCCGACGGTCTTGTCGGATGGCATTTGGCCGTCAGGTTGGATGCCATGCTCCAGGCAGTACAATTCCCAGCAGGCATTACCGATCTGGACACCGGCTTGGCCAACGTGGACTGAGATACATTCACGCTGAAAGAAATTCAAACGTCAATCTTCAAGTCTTTCAAAGTTTAATTGCAAAATTTTCCTGCTATAATGCGAAATTTAGAAACGGTAAACGTCTTTTACATCAAAAATTAATCCTTCAGGTATtcggaaaaattcagatttcaaTTGCTTAAAACATTAGTGAAACAAGAGCTACCCTTACATTGACAaaggtttaataaataaaagaataatccctcaaaaaaaatttagaattaacAAAATACTCATTATAAATTGGATTAACCCAGTCTTTActgataaaaatttattttgaatctaAAATAATGACAGTCATTGAAATTGTGAAATCGAAAGAAGCTGCGAAGCAATTTTAATTTACAGAATTAAAAAGTGGAAATATCATAATTGTCATTTTAGTTAGTTTAATATTCCAGTACCCTTGAACATAATACGCTTATcgataaagaaactaaaaataatTATGACAAAGATGACTCGTCACCAATCGATTGCAATGAAAATCTAAAATGTCACGGAATGACACTCCCTTATAAGTTTTCCTTTCAGAAAATGTTACACAGTAATATATCTTCAGGATGAGGACTAAAATTTGTATTTAAGTGTACAAgatcaaactataaaaaaatcGGGGGtgcaaaaaaaatcagattagGAGGAATTTTGACAGAAAAAACAACTGAAGGCAACCATAAATACGAGTTTTTCCATAATACCTTCTAGAAAAGTTCGATCCAATCTAGAATAACGGTTGCAATTATAAACCGGTAATCTAACAATATGGCGTTCTAAAAGCCGGCCTCAACTCAAGATTTCGAAACAGATGTCAAATGAACTAGTTTTTCCGGAAAAATTCTGCCTTAATTCGAACAAAGTGGAAAATGCATAAATACTCACCATTTTGGTTTTGTTGTATCAAGTTTATCACACacacaaaattgaaattaaaagctTGATCGTTCAGATAAGCAAGTAATGCAGCTTACCAAACGAATTCAATGAAGTGTCGATTCTCAATTCGCGGTTGCTATATATAGTTTTT
It includes:
- the LOC123671573 gene encoding tubulin alpha-1 chain, whose amino-acid sequence is MRECISVHVGQAGVQIGNACWELYCLEHGIQPDGQMPSDKTVGGGDDSFNTFFSETGAGKHVPRAVFVDLEPTVVDEVRTGTYRQLFHPEQLITGKEDAANNYARGHYTIGKEIVDLVLDRIRKLADQCTGLQGFLIFHSFGGGTGSGFTSLLMERLSVDYGKKSKLEFAIYPAPQVSTAVVEPYNSILTTHTTLEHSDCAFMVDNEAIYDICRRNLDIERPTYTNLNRLIGQIVSSITASLRFDGALNVDLTEFQTNLVPYPRIHFPLVTYAPVISAEKAYHEQLSVAEITNACFEPANQMVKCDPRHGKYMACCMLYRGDVVPKDVNAAIATIKTKRTIQFVDWCPTGFKVGINYQPPTVVPGGDLAKVQRAVCMLSNTTAIAEAWARLDHKFDLMYAKRAFVHWYVGEGMEEGEFSEAREDLAALEKDYEEVGMDSGEGEGEGAEEY